TggtactttaaaataaattctgtatGTATTTCATTTACATACTTCTCCTCCTTTCTAGATACAGAGCAAATCTAACTTGGTCCAAAGTAATCTGTTAATTAGAGGTGTCCTTTCCTTTGCTGGGTGGCTGTGGGTAGTAGCACCTTACCCTGATCATCTGAACTGCTGGCTTTCGACACAGCACATGTTTTGGTGTAtgagctccctcagctgtttgCCCATTTGGTGTATAGCTACATCACACCAGGAGTATCTCTGGTAGTCTTTACTCTACTGAGTAAAAAGGTAAATGGCTTAATCTCGTAGGTTTTTGCCAGCTTCTCGCTTTGTGCCACCAGGACATGTCAAATTAACTGTTGTACCTGGTGGGGGTGACTGATTTGTACAGTGTTGATTCAGCAGGGTAATGGCTTAAGAGGAACAGAGAAAGATGGTTTAGTTtagtaatttgtttttcttctttataataatttttctcCATTATCTTGTGAAGGGACTCCAGTTTTGCAGAAGGTAAGTGATCCCAGTGACCTAGAACAGCATTTGAGTCAGTGGAGCAGTAAGAACAAAATAGGTGTTCTGCCCGTTAGCTACTACATTATACTCTGTACTTTGCTTATTAACCCTATGTAAAACTACTACAGCCAGTTTCATTTTTACTCAGTACCAGCCATTGTGTGCACATTGTTGGCAGAGGAGACACTACATTTTCCATCACTTGTCAGTAAAACACTACGGTATTTAGAAAAACATCAGAATAAGTTTATGAAAGAGAACAGTGGGTggtgatttttttaatctgaatgCCTCAAATTATCTAAACTCTAAATTTAGCCAAAtcaaagaaaatgtgtttgccTTTATGTAACCTATTTGGAAAAATGGCTGTAGTCATTTAGAAGATCCTTTTTCTCTTGTCTGTCTTAAAACACTGCTGAGTCCTGGGAGGCCAGGGGAGTGAGCAAGCTACACTtgctctgcacagctctggcagcctagAGGTGATATCAGTCTTGGCAGTAGAATGGGCACCGAGTCTACAGCATGCAGAGCTGGACAGGAACCAGTCATCCCCATTTGTTCCATCTCCAGGCATTTTAAGTTCATTCTGACTTGTCAACCTGCACTCCCTTGGCTCAAGGGTCAGCTTTAGTAATGTGCTGTTAGTAAACGTTTTCACTTATTTTTATTGATCCAAGGCTGATTCAAGTCCCTTCCAGAAGCAGGGTTCTGCAGAGCTGAAGAAGAGGAACATGACCCATTCCTTGGTAAGGGGTTGCAGCAAGGAGGTGAACCACTGCTGCTCTGAAGTCACCTCCACTTCCCAAGCATACAGATACGGAGTCTTCTGGGTAGGGAGAAGCCTGGAGTACACGTGTGTTCGTAGGAAATGAGTGAGGAGGGAGTGTCATCCTGCAGCATCCCCGAGGACAGTGACTATTACTGGCCAGGTGGGGGGAGGTCGTGCTATAGTGCTTACTCAGCTGCAGTGTTGCAATGGAAACAATTGTTATGTTCCTAGCAGGGCAGTACAAGAGCTTGCTCATTCATAATTGCTCTCTTATCTTACTCCTTGGCCACAGCAATTCAAACTATATTGAGCAAAGCACATAAACAGTTTCGTCTACCTTCATTGTAATGGTAGGGATTCCTGCTTAATTTTTAGTGAAGTGTACTGCTGCTCTGACATTAATAATGCTGACAGACTTCAGTAATGCTGACAGACTTTATTAATCAGTATTCAGGAAGAGCAATACTATAAGCTTAATTGTGATCATTAAGCACATTATTTAGCAGTTATGGTATGACAGTGCAAATAGTGCTTGTGGTTTTGCTGATTCACAGTGAAATTCCCAGTATTTGTTCAAAACAGCATTAATTTAGTGGAAAACACAGAAACTGCGTACTtcactctctctctccctgctcttGCCTTCAAATATAAAGAAAAGCTAGTATCAATTAGTACAGGAGGTTGTTAGGTGCCAAAACCTGGCCGCTGTCTCTGGGAAAAGTTGTTAATTCTGTCAGTATATATCGCCTTTTGTTCAGTTTACTGACAAGCTGACCTGGGACAGCAGATTCCTGCAGCACAGGTTGGCCAGTGTTGGGTCAAATAGAGCACGTACAGttgggctcctgcagctggacCATGTGCAGCACATTAAGACCGGGGCCATTTGTCCAGGTATTTCTGGATATTTGCCACAGGGATGTCTGCGAAAAAGGCAGCCTCCTACCCTCCTTAGCCCCCACGTGCAGAGTAGTACAGCACTTTGTACCAGTTGTTATCTGGCCTAGGGAGGGTGGATTGCTGCAGTTTGGCTGAGCAGCCAGGTAAGTGTGCCCTAAGCAGAGCCCAGCAAGACCCCCTGCATACAAAATCGATCCATATAATTCTCAGTAAAATTACCACCTATGGGTATGTGACTGATTGGTAGTGGACATGCTGGAACAAACCCACAGCTGGGTTGTCCTTAGGTTGTTGTTCAATCAATGAGTGCTCTGAGGGCATTTCTGGTTTCTACACATGAATTCCAGACCTGAAAGCACTGCTTACTAGACTTTGTTGACAAGGTCTGTGTTGGGGTAGATCTCTTCTAGTATTTCCCAGAATATGTGGCGGGCGGTTTTGTATAATTTTGTTGGGGTCTTTTTCTTCCAGACACTAGCAGAACATCAGAGGCTAAATCTGGTAATTGTTCCTCCTGCCCCATACCCTTCTATGGGAAACATTGATCTCAGCCTCTTGAGGCATCAAAAAGCCCTGCATCCCTGTTTTAGGTCAAGGTAAAAGAACTGTTGCCATTTCAAACGTATCACCTTTCCAAATTGAATGCTTTATTGCAGCTAATACTTTTTGTGACTACAGGCCATAGATCTGCAGGGGGATTATATACTGGTAAGCTTGTTGATTTGTCCCTCAACATAGCTATACCCAGGCATACTAAAAGCCCCTGCTAGAGAGGTATCCATCTATCCCTTCCTCCTCCATAGCCCTGGATGCAAAATAACTGCTCTCATAAAGCACTTTTTGACACTTTTACCACCAGCGGCTTTTTCAAGCCAAGTCTATGAGAAGGAAGGATACCTCTTAGCTATAAGCTTGCTGATTTTATTGCTGAATGATATTATTGCTTTAAGTGAAACTGCAAGAAGCAAATGGCACAAAAAGGACTTAGACTGTGACCTGGCAGCAGGAGACAATGCTAAGCTAGTCTAGTTATCACAGTTATTCCCTTTGTTCTTCCTTCCAGGCAAGGGAAATGTTGATTTGTTCTGGGACTGGGACAGTTTGCTAGCTAAGAAGGTGAAGGGTTCAAGCAGTGTTTTCCGATCTGTCACAGTCACTTCCCACAGTCTCACTTTCTCAGCCCTTGCCCattgctgtgctgcttctgtttCCACTTGCCTTTGGTCCAGGAGGTCAGTTTTGTTTCCCAAGACAATAAGTGTAACCTACAAACCAAACAAGAGGGTGAGCTTTATACCAAAACCATCCACCACTCACAATCCTTTTAAACAGCAGGCAAGTAGCAACACAGTTCAGACTTGTTCTGTAACTTAGCACTGGCACAAGGTAAGTTGCATGTAGTTTGGAAGATCAGGGTCTAGGATATGAATTAGCCTCATCTACTTATGGGTTGAAAGCTTGTTTTCATCATAGGATATTCAGGACTTCCCCTTCTCACctccccactcccactccccgATGATTGCTTGAAGGGAAACAATACCCAAGAGATCCAAAGTTAAACAGCCCTATTCTCCACTTACTTGGCAATTGAGCTGCCCTAGACAAATGATAAGAGCATGACATCCGAGTAGGTCAGAGCAGTGGATGCTTGAGAGATGACAAaatgcacagcagcagagagcctGGACCCCACAGTGGTGGATTTTGCCGTTTGTTTCTTTCCCAAGCCCCATCCCGCAACATAAATAAAGCCAACCGTGCCAGCAGCCCAggcaggctgggctgtggggcccctctcccagcccagccccactggcttcccagccccaggcagcaaGAGCCACCCGAAGGACTGAAGGGGACTGTCTGCTGAAAGGGGCAGATAAGCACCAGGAGCGTCCTCTGGGGAGCAGTTTCAAGAGCAGCTGGTTAGCTAAGGAGAGCAGCACAGCGGTATCAACTCAGATCTGCAGTTGTAAGGATCCATCAAGTGACTTGTATATTACCCAGACAGCCCAGGGTGGCTGAACTCAGTAAGTACATGAAGCCTTCCCAGTACTTCAGCTCTTAGAAGTGCCAAAGGCAGTGCTGGCTATGTGAAGCTACTGCTCCTCCCTATTTTAAGTTCACTGTTTTCTAAAAATGTTTTACCAGCACCAGCTCTTAGGGGAAACCATGCCTACATTTTTAGTTCAAGGTCCTTAGTCAAACTGTTTTCATCTCTACACTAGTGGTTTGACAAAGATCAAGTGATAAAAGTCCTCTCTTGCTGATCTGTGGGGTTTGCTGTGGCCACACCTGCTTGCTCTTTCCTGTTCATCAGGCTAACTCCAGGATGCCTTCTACTTCTTTCCAGCTAGAGATGTTTGTCCTGTTCCTGTGAGGTCTGaggcttcctttcttttctacaGCAGTCCAGGGTGTTTGGAAAAATGctgtttaggggtttttttttcctctctgtgaggGCTTTGAAAGAAGCTATAATCTTCATGTGTATTTACTGCATGCTCCAGCTGAATTTTAGCTGTGGCAAAGCTCTGTCAGTATAACAGAACAAAACCTCTATTTAGTGTAAAATTTGGCCAGGCTTTAAGGTGCGTGCTGGAGAGCCCCCACAGCCAGCAGAGGCAAGGAACCAGCCATCAGTGCTTTCTGTCATCTGCCACACAACAGGGGACTGTGCCACTCAACAAGTTGAAGTTCTGCCAGCTCAGAAGCACCCTGTGTGGAGGCACATCCCCAGTTCAGTAAAGAATTCATTCTAGTAGAGCCCAGGCTTtaagtcatagaatcattaatcTGCTGATTAAGTTACCTTAGGGTAGGACTCCCAGTCTCACCTCGTATACCTCAAAGCCTATTTTTCATGGAAATCACAGGAATGAAAACTATTTTATCCATCTTATTGTGGCCACCACTTTAACTATGTTAGCCTCAGTCGAAATCACAATTTTAAGCTCCCCAAAAGGATGAGCAAACTGGCTCTTTTCTAAAGCACCTTCATGCAATGAGAGAGGAGAGTTCTGCTGGGTAACACAGAAGAGCGGGACACAGATCCTGCTGGGGCTGTGACTCCCTCTCTGCATTACAACATGCTGTATAGTAACAAATCAGGGCCCTTGCAAAACACAGCGCCTGGGAAAAATTCCCTGCGTGTCCACCTTTCCTTGCCCTGCAGGGCAGTTATGCTTGACTCCTGTATCCCTGATATACGTGACAGTCTGCAGCTCACACCAGCCCTACCACCTAACATACCTCTCCTGTGACTGCACATTCATCTGCCGTCACTCTCGAGCCTGCCTTCCTCCACCCTTGTGCTGTCAGTACAAAACAAGTTACATTTTTGCAAAGTCTCTCCCTACCATTATCCAATtaattcttcatgctttttttttttcttttaaacagcaTAAAACAGGCATTTGGAAAGCTGTAGGCTGAAGACATTTAACAGGGAAAACGACTCGAGAATATAAAGATACTGTAGGAAAAGCCATAATGCTAATGCTACATGCAAGTTATATTTGTTTAGCTAAGCTGGAACACTGTCAGCTGAAAACACTAGCTGCTTTCTAAGGGAAAATAGAGCCGTCATTTCACACAATTGAATTGATTCAATATGGTtgttaaaatacattaaagcTGCTTTGCCAATTGACTAATGTCTGGGAGACCCATTGTCAATTACACTAGTTTGTAAGCCATCAAGTACATgaatacaaaacaaacaaagataATGCCCTTCGTTATATTATTCTATGCACTTGACTTCCCCTGTACAATATCTAAAAAAACATATGAGCTGCACTGCTGTAGACCATATGTTTTATTAGTCATAAGTGTCCTGGCTGGTGCATTCAGCTGACTGAATTTTAGCTGTAGTAGAGGAAATaaggacaaggaaaaaaaaaagcattctttTGCATGACCTGCATGGCATGTGAATTAGGCTTCCCTGGCATGAGAAGGCCTCCTTTTTGTTGGGTTGCCCAAGGCTCTGGGTGCATCCATTTTCCTTTGTACACAACGTTTACAGAAACAAAAGCTGGGCTTTGTGACCTTAACTTCCTATCACTGACACAGCATTTAGCCAACCATGCATTTACCTCCTTTTTGTCTCTGAAGACATCGATCTCCTTTTTGAGCAGTTCAACTCTTTGGAAGGCTTCGAGGCTGGTCACGGCATATACCAGAACGAAGCCATCAGCCACAGAGAAATAGTGCTTGGGCAACTCCACACCCTCCTGCAGACCCCTGGTGTCATAAAGCCGCAGCTGTTCCTTCACACCTCGGTCTGTCTCCACCGATGCCAAATACACATCTTCCATTGTGGCACCTTCTTCTAAGCCTGTTTGAAAACAAGCAGGAACGTTCCACTGCTGTAAGAACAGCCCCACTATAGGAATTCTTTGCAGTGCAGCAGAATTGTGCCCCACAGTAGCTTTCAGTGAGTGTTTTACAGAGTGATTTGACCAGGCCTTGACCTTGCCTGGCATCTCCATGGAGGGCTATATTCATAGATGACTGCACTAGCTCTTTCCAATAGGGACGCTGTAAATACACTAACATGTAAGCACATGATTATGCCTGTAAAATTAATCTATACAACATGTACATTCAGAATAGGATAAGATATATGCTCTCCTCCCAAGTTTCCCAAACTCCAACCACCCAGTTGTACCAGTTCTGTGCCAAACATGCTGCAAAACAAGCCTGCCCAAACATACCCTTTTGGAACAACAGCCAGGTAACACCAGACAGTCAAGTACTAACATCTTAAGCCTACTTCTTTGCCTCATAATGAGCTGGATCATACTGCAGAAGCAGGAGCCAAAGGAACAATTCTGTAAACAAATGTGTATTGGTGGTACAGCTAACCAATAAGTGAAAATAAGCCAGAAAAGGAAGGGATGCTTGCAGGCAAACAAAGTTGCATACTCTATTTACTCAAATACACAGTGAGCTTTTTCAATCCCCTAGGGATCTAAAATGACTCAGATTTGCTAATAGGAGCAAGATCATTTACTGCAAGGCAAGAGCATGCACAAGGTAACAAGCTTTCATATATGTATCACCTGTTCCACCTTATCTGCATACTGgccctccttccctccactTCTCCCCAAGGTAAATGTGAGGTAATTCAAGGCAGCTTGCTTTGAACTgattaaaattatgttttctaAGCCAAACCTGAGAACACATAAATCACATTAGCTTTGTGTTCCTCCTGGATGCAGGTGCATAAGGTTACAGGTCGAAATAACCTATGTATAGTGTAGCTGGGCCACTTCCGGAGCTGGTTTTAAGTATTCATATAAACTTTCTGCAACCCACGTTTTTGCCTCCACTGCACTCCTATATACAATTGTTTGCTGTTGCAGGACTACAATAATCAGTCCTGCTTTATTCTCTTTGTCTGCCAAAAAGGGACCATTTTAGTGCATTGTTTAAGAAAACACGAGGGATTATCTGGCCTATGAAAATAAGGATTTTGCTATATTCAATGACACTATTCAAAACACTTCACATTGACAAACAAGCTAAAGCATTCCACCCACGCTGATGGTTTCCCATGATGTATGCAGCATTCCTGTGCAGGAAAGTGGCACAAGCTGTTCTTTTTGCCCCTCTCTGTGCAGTCTTCATTGATCAAACTCTTACTAGGTTTCCAATGATTTAATTTATCTTGCCTCCAAATATAGCCACAGTAATGTGTGGGAGCAAAACTAAGAACAGAAGGACAAAGCAAAGGTTaataaaaagaggaagaacaaaTGCATTCTGTGTGATTGTAGAATGTGTTAAAGGGGCATTTTTAAAGACTGAGGTAGTAACAGAGCCGTTTCTGGATACAGCACTGTTGTTTAAACACAGCACTGTCTTCTTGCTCTGCCTTGTTGCATTGTACAAACAGGTCAAGGAAATATCTAGCATCAGTAAGTACAGCTTTGGCAAGAAGGAAGGAACCATAAGTActtaagttttctttttaaaaagcagcacatAATATTATACAGTTTTTCATCCTCTAAATGCTACACTATAATTCAACAGCCTCTAATATATCCACATTATCCTGAGACAATCTCTTCCTAATGGCATTAAAAGCAGCAGTGAAAAGTATGTCTTTTAACATgctatttaaaaatgaagaggaaaattTAAGACCTGGGACTTAACTTAGCAGAATAGAGCAACAAATTTTGATGTCAAATAGGAGGGGCACTTAGGAGGGAGTTGAAATTTATCCACCAGTATCAGATTCCAGAGGTGAAATTTCACCTGCGTGCACTGGGGGAGGGAGTATATGCAAGTAGTTTCCCAAGTAAACACagatcatttttaaaaatacctgtCTCACCTTATTCTAGGCCCTGCTCCTAAAGCACAGACCATGAACCAGCCACATCTTGCCGACAATGACGTTTGCACTTCTTGTTAGTACCATCCCATTCAAACACTTCCTAGGTCTCCATTCAAACATGGGTCAGGCAAGTTGCTGTAAGAGTAGCAACACTAGTCAGTGTCCTAGAAAGGTGCTGGCACCATCCCATCCTCCCTGCCACAAAGATCCTGGTTCTCCTTTCCTACACTGGCATCCCCAGGCATCCTTCCACCTTCTCTACCTGGGTGGGCAAGGGCAGCTTGTGCTGGGAAGTCACTTACCTGCAGACTGCTGCCAACTTGAGTAGGTTTTCTGTGGAGCAGAGCACTACAGTGGGCCAGCTTTCAGGTTCAGAAGTTACAGGGGTGAAGGGGAACTAACAGGATTGTGCACAATGTCATGCTTCCCTTGAAAACTAAAGAGTAAAAAAgttggagagggaaaggaggaataGACAGAAGTGATGCCACTCTAGCACCTACTTAGTTGGTGCAAATCTTAGGAGAGGCAGGAAGGTCTTTGTTTGTTACCAACTGCTGCCACAGAGGAACTGCAACGGGAAGCCTCAGTCATAAATTGGGTTTTGTTCCAACCCCTTGTGGCTTCCCAGTGAGGTAAAGAAAAGTCTCAATATACTAATGAATACTGCATACTCAGGCTAGGCAGAGCAGATAGATTGCAAATACCCAAGTAAATCAAAATTTCAAGAGGGATGGAATTTCAAAAGTTCCCAGTTGGATCTTAAACATTAATGCAGTACAAATTTGATGTCTTCTTGAGTACTTTTGATAATCTCCTGTGTTatctctttttgtctttttccagAGGAATTCAGCAAAGAGCTCCTAAAGCCTGCTATTCCTTATGTTTGTGAAGTGCAGAATAACAGGCTTTGCTTACTTATATCTCAAATGACAGTGTATCAGAGGATCCCTGACTTGGGAAAGAGCTGGACAGACCTCAAAAGGAGCTGATCTGTTTAGATTTAGCTGCTAGGGATGTACTGGTCCCACCAACAAATAGCCAAGTTGTGACCCTCAGTTACAAATATTCAGTTCCATTTACATCTGTTTCTAAAATGCAAGGCTGACTGCACCTCTATCACGAGgtagttttaatttaaaaggcGAAGATGtaaaaggtgtctctgcccatggcaagggggttggaaggagatgatctttaaggtcccttccaacacaaaccattctatgattctatgaacgcATAATTAGGTTAATTAGCCTGCACGTCCAAAGTGTGTAagccaaaatcccaaatccctccagctGGACCAAGTGAGGCAAATTCTCTCATTATGGCTTCTGCCACACTAATATACGGTGTTTTCATTCCTAGCTAGTAAGAGGATCTGAAGTAGCTGCTTATGAATAACCTGACCATACTAGCTATTTACACAGCCAGGAGGCAGAGGTAAGTTTTCTGCAACGGAGAGTTCTCATCTCTTCCTGTTGATTTGATAAGCTTTAGCATAGGCTGAGAggccagaaatattttaaaggcaGAAGGAAGACTCCTGTCTGCACCATCACTGAACAGGAACACTGTTTAAGGAAAAATACCCATCCTCTTTACAGATGTCCTGTGCCAAAGCTAAGCCAGTAAGTCTCCTACTAGCCTGGTCAAGAGAGGTTGGGCCAAGCAGTGCCAGGTACCACAGGTATGTAGTGGGACAATCTTCTGCTGCCAGTCAAGGACCCTTTTCATGACTGAGGAGATAAGACTGGCTCCTCTTTCTTCAGGACAGCAAGAGAAGGTGAGGATTTGTACAAACACAACACTTAAGTCACAAAAAGAGAGATCATCCCACGTACGAggcaatcacagaatcatagaacagttaAGGCTGAAAACGACTTCTAAGATCATCGAGCCAAACTGTTaaaccagcactgccaagcccaccactcaACCATGTCCTCAAGCGCCACATCTACAtggtttttgaacacttccaggaatggtgattccaccacttccctgggcagcctgctccaatGGCTGAACACCCTTtccgtgaagaaatttttcctaatatccaatctaaacctcccctggcataacttgaggccatttcctcttgtcctgttgtttgttacttgggagaagagaccgacgcccacctggctacaccctcctgtcaggtatctgcagagagcaataaggtccccCTTtggagcctcctttcctctgggctgaacacccccagctccctcagctgctcctcatcagagtAGTGCACCAGGCCCTTCCCTTCACCAGCttaattttccttctctggacacactccagcacctcaatgtctttcttgtagagaggagcccaaaactgaacacaggattcaaggtgctgcctcaccagtgctgagcacagggggacaatcactgccttggtcctgctggtcacaccattcctgatacaggccaggatgccactggccttcttggccacctgggcacactgctgtcTTGTATATGTACTACATACATATGTGCAACTTAACAACTATTTGTCCTGACCTCTGGCAATATAGTCCCTATAAAGCTAAATCTGCATCCATTTCAAACATttccttttgggttttttttctaattccttGTATTAGTTTAGCAAGAGTGTCTGCCATGCAATAGCTATATTATTTTACGTGGCTCTGAGAGTGTCTCTCATCTATTTATcctctcttttcccattttggGACACAAGGCAAACTCTGTTGCAGTTTAAAGCCTAGCACAAAATCCAATACCAGACATTGTTGCTCACATGCTACAGGGACACATACTCCTTTTTTGGGGTATGCCTCCTCCCTGAATACTTCTTCCTCTTTGACCTCAAGCAATCTTAGTGCCTTTGCAAGAGTGCTAGCTGCTGACCATGTAAGCAACACTGGCACTTAGGGACTTCATCCATGACAAGCCAGGGAGACCTGAAGGTGCATGTTTTTCTAGGAAAAGAAACACAGTGCAACTGGCTTTACAGCACCATCACCAAACACACAGCCAGGAGCATGGGCTCAAAGCCAAGGGCTTTACATAGCAGCATAAAACCTCTAAGGACTCTAATCACTTCCCTGACACCAGCTGTGCCACCACTCCTTTTTACAGGAAAGTCAACAGGCGGCACGTGAGCACTGACAGACTCATGGCTGATTTACGGCCAGGAGGAGACCCCCGTGACAGTGGCTGCAACACCTCAGTGTGGTAGCAGATCTTGTGCTCTGAGCCTCCAACCAAGCTCTAGCATGCCTCTTGTCACTGAGAGGAGGATGTGCCTGCCATCAGAACGGAAAGACTCCCTGTGTTGGCTCGGCTGTCCTCCCCATGGCTCCCGGGCCCTTGGAgcggctgcagagctgctcctgacGTCAGACAGGAAGCACAGGTTTTGAAACAGCTTGTGTCCGTGTTGCCATGCCCGGTGAGCTGCCTTGCTGGTTGGCTCTGAACAGACAGGCTTTCAGCAAACACACTAGTCCTTTCCTGCCTCCAGCCAAAAAGGCCAGCAGCCAAGATGTACATGTCAGCTTTCTGGAGCTCGCAAGCTTTAGGAAACGAGGATCAAGGTCCTGTAATCATGTTTTAGGTGTGGAAGGGCCACCCCTGCAATGGTAGCACCGTTGTGCAGTTTATAGCAGCTCAGCTGAGGAGCAGTCAAAGACTCGCCATTCCCCAAACTCAGTCCTTGCGTGGCGAGATCCTCACAATGGCATCCTGCCTCTGCAATTCGGGAGTTAATACAGAGTGGAACAGTAGCTGAAGGTCTTCTGGGAACCATTTCCAGCAGCCCATACTCCAGGCaccctctgccacagctgcctACGtgctgaggaagaggaagggaggaTGGTGACCACTCAGAGCAGGACTGCAAAAAGCACCAGCTTATCAGTACATCCCCCCAAATGTGCCTGATGGCCTATGTAGGGGATATCAAAATTGCTGGGCCATGGGCACTCATCTcttggggctgcagcagctccctaaTGACACTCTCAATTATTAATCTTGACTCTGCTACTTGCTCTCTTTCTCTGAATGTCTTAGGAATAAGATTTGaccaaaatcacagaaaacaggaaactacctcttcctt
This genomic interval from Aphelocoma coerulescens isolate FSJ_1873_10779 chromosome 2, UR_Acoe_1.0, whole genome shotgun sequence contains the following:
- the NKIRAS1 gene encoding NF-kappa-B inhibitor-interacting Ras-like protein 1 isoform X1, whose amino-acid sequence is MGKGYKVVVCGMASVGKTAILEQLLYGKHTVGLEEGATMEDVYLASVETDRGVKEQLRLYDTRGLQEGVELPKHYFSVADGFVLVYAVTSLEAFQRVELLKKEIDVFRDKKEVTLIVLGNKTDLLDQRQVETEAAQQWARAEKVRLWEVTVTDRKTLLEPFTFLASKLSQSQNKSTFPLPGRKNKGNNCDN
- the NKIRAS1 gene encoding NF-kappa-B inhibitor-interacting Ras-like protein 1 isoform X2 — protein: MEDVYLASVETDRGVKEQLRLYDTRGLQEGVELPKHYFSVADGFVLVYAVTSLEAFQRVELLKKEIDVFRDKKEVTLIVLGNKTDLLDQRQVETEAAQQWARAEKVRLWEVTVTDRKTLLEPFTFLASKLSQSQNKSTFPLPGRKNKGNNCDN